In the Drosophila takahashii strain IR98-3 E-12201 chromosome 3R, DtakHiC1v2, whole genome shotgun sequence genome, one interval contains:
- the mod gene encoding DNA-binding protein modulo, protein MAQKKTVAAKGKKAPNRVEKEEEENVLAQTPSKKARKQPVKEVPQSSEEESEAEEQNGDQAEDDSDSEAGDLLDDEAEEDDEDDSEGEEDDDDEVEPGEVSKTEAADEEEDSDDDDDAPVEEPVAKKGKDTKKAGSEAGEKSGIPKVRVGKIPPETPKNQTVFATNLPKEFKHKDLVALFAKFGPITALNRFVSKNGFSSVIIAFETAAAAEAVLQAKPKSLTLGSNALIISQPKDKDVLNERTVVVSLFGPKVTTEELKASFEKVAPVESVSLSSNRFNPKAFVRLASVDDIPKVLKLHSTELYSRFITVRPVSLKNALKTPELTLVVENVSKLESYSADALEKIFKKFGDVEDLDIVCSKTVLAFVTFKKAEATTKALAQLQGKTVNNLELKLQRFERSTSGKAILVTNLSPDTTEADLREVFNKSGEIESVQLLKNKAVVKFTNEDGFCKSFLANETVINKLPIFIEPNSLLKHRLLRKRVAIGHSHAPAKFQKTGNQGKKPFNKRPAHENGGKPFAKRGKF, encoded by the exons ATGGCCCAGAAGAAAACCGTTGCCGCCAAGGGAAAGAAGGCCCCCAACCGCGTGGAGAAGGAGGAAGAGGAAAACGTGCTCGCCCAGACGCCCTCCAAGAAGGCCAGGAAGCAGCCCGTGAAGGAGGTGCCGCAGTCCAGCGAGGAGGAGTCCGAGGCCGAGGAGCAGAATGGCGACCAGGCAGAGGACGACAGCGACTCCGAG GCCGGAGATTTACTTGACGACGAGGCTGAGGAAGACGATGAGGACGACAGTGAAGGAGAGgaggatgatgacgatgaggtGGAACCTGGCGAGGTTTCCAAGACCGAAGCCGCTGATGAAGAAGAAGACTCCGACGATGATGACGACGCACCTGTGGAGGAACCAGTTGCCAAGAAGGGCAAGGACACTAAGAAAGCCGGAAGCGAGGCGGGAGAAAAGAGCGGAATTCCCAAAGTACGCGTTGGCAAGATTCCCCCAGAGACGCCAAAGAATCAAACCGTCTTTGCCACCAACTTACCAAAAG AGTTCAAGCACAAGGATTTGGTGGCCCTGTTCGCCAAGTTTGGACCGATTACCGCACTGAATCGCTTCGTTTCTAAAAATGGCTTCAGTTCAGTCATTATCGCCTTTGAAACGGCTGCTGCAGCGGAAGCTGTTCTGCAGGCCAAGCCCAAGTCGCTGACCCTTGGGAGCAATGCTTTGATCATATCCCAGCCGAAGGACAAGGACGTCTTAAACGAACGCACTGTGGTGGTTAGCCTGTTCGGGCCCAAAGTGACCACCGAGGAGTTAAAAGCCTCCTTCGAGAAAGTGGCTCCCGTGGAATCGGTTTCCTTATCCTCCAACCGCTTCAACCCCAAAGCCTTTGTTCGTTTGGCGTCAGTTGATGACATCCCCAAGGTCCTAAAACTGCACAGCACCGAACTCTATTCTCGATTCATCACAGTGCGACCAGTTTCGTTAAAGAATGCTTTGAAGACTCCGGAACTAACCCTGGTTGTCGAAAATGTGAGCAAGCTGGAATCTTACAGTGCCGACGCTTTGgagaaaattttcaaaaagttcGGCGATGTGGAAGATCTTGACATTGTGTGCAGCAAGACAGTTTTAGCCTTCGTCACATTTAAGAAGGCAGAAGCAACCACTAAGGCTTTGGCCCAGCTGCAGGGAAAGACTGTAAACAATTTGGAGTTGAAGCTGCAGCGCTTTGAACGCAGCACGTCcggaaaggcgattcttgtaaCGAACTTGTCTCCTG ATACCACTGAAGCCGACCTGCGGGAAGTCTTTAACAAGAGCGGCGAAATCGAGAGCGTCCAGTTGCTGAAAAACAAGGCCGTTGTGAAGTTCACAAATGAGGACGGATTCTGCAAATCTTTCTTGGCAAACGAAACCGTCATTAACAAGCTTCCCATTTTTATCGAGCCCAACTCGCTGCTGAAGCACAGATTATTGAGGAAACGTGTCGCTATTGGACACTCCCACGCCCCTGCCAAATTCCAGAAGACCGGGAACCAGGGCAAGAAACCCTTTAACAAGCGCCCAGCCCACGAAAATGGTGGCAAACCTTTTGCGAAAAGAGGAAAGTTCTAG